A single genomic interval of Aureliella helgolandensis harbors:
- a CDS encoding putative bifunctional diguanylate cyclase/phosphodiesterase, with amino-acid sequence MQFSGLDDRNQRMLVLSTSHSACRDIAALLSLQLDSGARHSRVFSWLQGREFSAGKCDATLDTGSLVDGGLHYLQRAQQEGHPYSIVFVDLEDVDHLSRSERQTLHELRTHSSDILVVLCADANERQRENLHGMFQTGNPGLVLTKPWDRHDLYQVLLAWALKTRESNKVSEQLQADELMRRQLKAFQCAVSAAGIVAVTDVTGKILEVNDNFCKLSGYARHELIAQNHRMLKSHQHSRTFFRRMYATIGQGKIWHGEICNRAKDGSLYWLDTTIAPMLDENGKPHSYFALQVDISERKRLEAQLHELAYTDTLTGLPNRDAILRSLQVTIDRQDDKEFALLFLDFDRFKLVNDCLGHEVGDQLLKAISVLLRQTLKTAAPPNSHAQAARLGGDEFVVLIQNLSNLEDVHGVANRLLEAFSQGYNLGNHTVYSTASIGIATNKNHYRFASEMLRDADLAMYGAKAGGKANYIVFDTALREKAEARLRIEHELRGAIAREEFALEYQPIISLETGKLEGVEALVRWNHPVRGLVGPDEFIPIAEETELIGLIGNWVLNEACRQMAEWRHALAATAPPNMHVKVSRRQLLQPNLAAIVQDNLARHSILPASLHLELAESMIMQERETSIARIRALKSLGIKIDIDDFGTGYSSLSCLNEFPIDVLKIDRKFVASINRSQNFGALLHAIVSLAANLNLEVVAEGIEDFDQLTLIQALGCEYGQGFLFSKPLPADQLEAFARELHPAEFMAVDAWCPAAPMDFSCIPTNTPFHSGVPQ; translated from the coding sequence ATGCAGTTTTCAGGCCTAGACGACAGGAATCAACGAATGCTGGTGCTAAGCACTAGTCATTCGGCCTGCAGGGATATAGCCGCACTACTGTCGCTCCAACTCGACTCTGGTGCGCGACACTCCAGAGTGTTCTCTTGGCTGCAGGGAAGGGAGTTCTCAGCAGGAAAGTGCGACGCAACCCTCGATACGGGATCACTCGTTGACGGCGGACTGCATTACCTCCAGAGAGCCCAGCAGGAAGGTCACCCCTACTCCATCGTTTTCGTAGATCTGGAAGATGTTGACCATCTCTCGAGATCCGAGCGACAGACTCTCCATGAACTTCGCACGCACTCGAGCGATATTCTCGTCGTTTTATGCGCGGATGCGAATGAAAGACAACGCGAAAACCTGCATGGCATGTTTCAGACCGGAAATCCCGGATTGGTGCTGACCAAGCCGTGGGATCGTCACGATCTCTACCAAGTTCTGCTTGCCTGGGCACTCAAGACACGCGAATCAAACAAGGTCTCAGAGCAACTCCAAGCCGACGAGTTGATGCGGCGGCAACTGAAGGCGTTTCAATGTGCAGTGAGCGCGGCAGGAATTGTGGCTGTCACCGATGTCACAGGCAAGATCCTGGAAGTCAACGACAATTTCTGCAAGCTATCTGGCTACGCACGACACGAGCTGATCGCACAGAATCATCGCATGCTTAAGTCGCACCAACACTCAAGGACCTTCTTCCGAAGAATGTACGCAACCATCGGTCAAGGCAAAATCTGGCATGGTGAGATCTGCAATCGCGCCAAGGATGGTTCGCTCTACTGGTTGGACACGACAATCGCCCCCATGTTGGATGAGAATGGCAAGCCGCATAGTTATTTTGCGCTCCAAGTCGACATCAGTGAGCGTAAACGCCTGGAGGCTCAACTCCATGAGTTAGCCTATACCGACACGTTAACCGGCTTACCAAACCGAGATGCAATCCTGCGTTCTCTGCAGGTCACGATCGATCGTCAAGATGACAAGGAATTTGCACTACTCTTCCTGGATTTCGACCGATTTAAGTTGGTGAACGATTGCCTGGGGCACGAAGTCGGCGATCAGCTGCTGAAAGCCATCTCGGTCCTTCTTCGCCAAACCTTGAAGACCGCTGCACCGCCCAATAGCCACGCGCAGGCCGCCCGACTCGGAGGCGACGAATTTGTCGTGCTCATTCAAAACCTTAGTAATCTCGAAGACGTTCATGGCGTCGCCAACCGGCTCCTCGAAGCCTTTTCACAGGGCTACAACCTCGGCAACCACACGGTCTATTCTACAGCCAGCATCGGGATTGCTACCAACAAGAATCATTATCGCTTCGCCAGTGAAATGTTGCGAGACGCTGACCTGGCGATGTATGGAGCCAAAGCGGGTGGCAAAGCCAACTACATTGTATTTGACACCGCACTACGCGAGAAAGCTGAAGCCAGGCTGAGGATCGAACATGAATTGCGAGGCGCAATCGCACGGGAAGAGTTCGCCCTAGAGTATCAACCCATCATCTCGCTCGAGACTGGCAAACTCGAAGGAGTCGAAGCGCTCGTCCGGTGGAACCATCCCGTCCGAGGACTGGTGGGGCCCGATGAATTCATACCGATTGCGGAAGAAACGGAGTTGATTGGCTTGATTGGCAATTGGGTCTTAAACGAAGCCTGCCGTCAAATGGCAGAATGGCGGCACGCGTTAGCCGCCACAGCCCCGCCAAATATGCACGTCAAAGTCTCTCGTCGGCAACTGCTGCAACCCAACCTAGCTGCAATCGTCCAAGACAACCTTGCTCGGCATTCCATCCTACCCGCTTCATTGCACTTGGAATTAGCCGAGAGCATGATCATGCAGGAGCGAGAGACATCGATTGCCAGAATTCGCGCTCTGAAGTCGTTGGGGATCAAGATCGACATCGATGATTTTGGGACGGGCTATTCATCCCTCTCATGCTTGAATGAATTCCCCATCGATGTCCTGAAGATTGATCGAAAATTTGTAGCAAGTATCAATCGCTCACAGAACTTCGGTGCACTTCTACACGCAATTGTTTCACTGGCTGCCAATTTGAATCTGGAAGTTGTGGCGGAGGGAATCGAAGATTTTGACCAACTGACTCTAATCCAAGCGTTAGGCTGCGAATACGGCCAAGGATTCCTGTTTTCGAAACCTTTGCCCGCAGATCAGCTCGAGGCATTTGCTCGGGAACTACATCCTGCCGAGTTTATGGCCGTCGATGCTTGGTGCCCTGCTGCTCCCATGGACTTTTCTTGCATACCCACTAATACTCCATTTCATTCTGGAGTTCCCCAATGA